A single region of the Mercenaria mercenaria strain notata unplaced genomic scaffold, MADL_Memer_1 contig_1875, whole genome shotgun sequence genome encodes:
- the LOC128551965 gene encoding DNA ligase 1-like, protein MKSSAAQHKEILGIRAFFTSVSKYLVTRLPFQNKLIKSLGCLSPVRRFEKDSVIDAEILSREKHFDENMTVNIVDEWKVCQTEDDLKEEDRIDHYWRQVFVKKLDSWQLKYRFLPQLVKKALVLPHGNSEVERSLSVNTSVVTKDRVALGEKTVTAIRTVKDIVKFSDHVDEQPHKIPLNSEILLAAKMAHNKYKQRIETEKEEREKKKQEREKERLEKKRLEELATEEKNKTSSMLEQEKALLKKEMEIQTRLTVAEELLKDGNKKLSKAVKSSDMKGASVAQMMIATATSKIEGIRKEMDRVRENQREVEQQKRQLLVNRLDKCSSKSSSKGKKQESAISSSKSSATASTRTSKSEPDKQAASSSKSSPSSEKHSSKRKNKDKETDAKKSKKV, encoded by the coding sequence atgaaatcaTCAGCAGCTCAGCACAAAGAAATCCTTGGAATTCGAGCATTCTTCACCTCAGTATCAAAATACTTGGTCACTCGACTTCCTTTCCAGAACAAACTTATAAAGTCATTAGGTTGCCTGTCTCCAGTCAGAAGATTTGAGAAAGACTCTGTAATTGATGCTGAAATTTTGTCCAGGGAGaagcattttgatgaaaatatgacTGTTAATATTGTGGATGAATGGAAGGTATGTCAAACAGAAGATGATTTGAAAGAAGAAGATAGAATTGACCATTATTGGAGACAAGTGTTTGTGAAGAAGCTTGATAGTTGGCAGCTCAAGTACAGATTTTTACCCCAACTTGTCAAGAAAGCTCTGGTATTACCACATGGAAATTCAGAGGTTGAGAGAAGTTTGTCAGTGAACACTAGTGTAGTGACTAAGGACAGAGTTGCCTTGGGTGAGAAAACTGTTACTGCCATCAGAACTGTGAAGGACATAGTTAAGTTCAGTGATCATGTAGATGAGCAACCTCACAAAATACCATTAAACAGTGAAATACTTCTGGCAGCAAAAATGGCCCATAACAAGTATAAACAGAGGATAGAGacagaaaaagaagaaagagagaaaaagaaaCAGGAGAGAGAGAAAGAAAGGCTTGAAAAGAAAAGACTGGAAGAACTTGCAACAGAAGAGAAGAATAAGACCTCCTCCATGCTTGAACAAGAAAAAGCACTacttaaaaaagaaatggaaattcAGACAAGGTTGACTGTAGCAGAGGAACTGTTAAAAGATGGGAACAAAAAGCTTTCTAAAGCTGTTAAAAGTAGTGACATGAAAGGTGCTTCTGTAGCACAAATGATGATAGCAACAGCCACATCAAAGATAGAGGGTATAAGAAAGGAAATGGACAGGGTACGTGAAAACCAAAGGGAAGTTGAGCAGCAAAAGAGACAGTTATTGGTTAACAGACTAGATAAGTGCAGTTCTAAATCATCAAGCAAAGGAAAGAAACAAGAATCAGCCATATCAAGTTCCAAAAGCTCTGCCACTGCTTCAACAAGAACTTCAAAATCTGAACCAGACAAGCAAGCTGCCTCTTCTTCCAAGTCAAGTCCTTCATCAGAAAAGCATTCATCCAAGAGAAAGAATAAAGATAAAGAAACAGATGCCAAGAAATCCAAGAAGGTCTAA